Proteins encoded together in one Quercus lobata isolate SW786 chromosome 3, ValleyOak3.0 Primary Assembly, whole genome shotgun sequence window:
- the LOC115982000 gene encoding nudix hydrolase 17, mitochondrial: protein MVCLVSRTGRELQRYNNLGCRQVVGCIPYRYKKGSDGNNSNELEILVISSQKGQAMMFPKGGWELDESVEEAASRESLEEAGVRGNVECKLGKWTFISKRYGKCYEGHMFPLLVQEQLELWPEKNVRRRIWMSAAEAREVCKHLWMKEALDVLIERLKSPQQQKKEDLLPCFPI, encoded by the exons ATGGTCTGTTTGGTTTCTCGAACGGGAAGAGAGTTGCAAAGGTACAACAACTTGGGTTGCCGCCAAGTCGTAGG ATGCATACCTTATAGATATAAAAAGGGCAGTGATGGTAACAATAGCAATGAATTGGAAATCCTTGTTATTAGTTCACAAAAAGGCCAAGCAATGATGTTCCCCAAG GGTGGTTGGGAACTTGACGAATCTGTGGAAGAGGCCGCTTCTCGAGAGTCACTTGAAGAAGCCGGGGTTCGTGGCAATGTTGAG TGTAAATTGGGCAAATGGACTTTCATTAGCAAACGCTATGGAAAATGTTATGAAGGCCACATGTTCCCTTTATTAGTCCAGGAACAACTTGAATTATGGCCGGAGAAGAATGTCCGCCGCAGAATATGG ATGTCAGCGGCCGAAGCCAGAGAAGTTTGCAAGCATTTGTGGATGAAGGAAGCCTTAGACGTATTGATTGAACGGCTTAAATCTCCACAGCAACAGAAGAAAGAAGATCTTCTACCATGTTTTCCAATTTAG